A stretch of DNA from Anaerobacillus sp. CMMVII:
TAACTTTTTCTTGCAAGCAGGTTTTATCCTAACAATTATTGGATTCTTGTTCTTTTTATTAGGCTTAGGTCTTTATCGTTACCATATCTATCAAATTCAGCAGAAGAAGTTTAAAAGGAATCCTGGGAAAGGAATTACGGTAACAGTTTATGCTGTTGATGGTTTTATTTTAGTCGTCATCTTATCCATAATTGCCTTAATAATAGAACCAAAACTGTTTGGATCGTTACATTTTTTAACAGCTGTAAGTGTTGTTTATTTATTTGGTTGGATCGGTGTTACCGTCTTAGGATATTTATCAAAAATCGTGCCATTTCTTTGGTGGACATTTTGCTTTGGGGATCGCGTCGGTAAAGAAGAAGTACCTTCTTTGAACAATATGATAGATGAAAATAAAGTATTTTATCGGCTATTATTCGTTTGTCTAGCAACAGTATTACTAGGCGTGGGCATCGCCTTTCAACTAGCGTTACTTACACTAGTTGCACAAATATGTCTTGGAATTTTTGTTGTCTTTTATTTCATACACATATTAGCTGTGTTTACTTTTTCATAAATAATAAGGAGTGATAGAGATGGAATATCTATTAACAAAAGAAGAGGTTTATAAAGCACTTGAGAAGGTATTAGATCCCGAACTTGGGGTTGACGTTGTTAATCTCGGCTTAATTTATGACGTACTAGTTAACGAGGATAATAGTGTTCATATTAAAATGACATTAACAACACCTGGTTGTCCCCTTCATGATACCTTAATTAACGGCGTCAAAACAGCAGTTCAATGCTTACCTACAGTAACAAAGGTAGATGTCGACTTAGTATGGGAACCCGAATGGACACCTGAGAAAATGAGCCCGAAGATTAGGGATATGTTTATGTAATTATAAATTATTAATTTTGAATTGTTTTTAAGCAATGCTTCGTAGTTCGGTAATCGGTAATCGGTAATTTGTAATTCGTAATTCGTAATTCGTAATTCGTAATTCGTAATTCGTAATTAAAAAAAAGCTGCCCTCAGGCAGCTTATTTTCATCCACCACTAACCGGCGGAATAAATGCAACAACATCATTAGCTTTAACAATGTCATTTTCTTCTACGTATTCTTCGTTAACAGCCATCATAGCTCTTTCAACAGGCAGACTTGGAAACTTCTCTTTTAAGTAGTCTTTTACTTGGGTAACAGTCATTTCCGTTTCTTCAATTGCTAGTTCGCGTGATCCTACTATTTCTTCTAATTCTGCAAAAAATAATACTTTTATCATTATAAGTGCTCCTCCTCTGGCTTTCCTGTTGGATAGGGAGTTTTTTCAAGTTGATCACCAATCCACTCTTCACCATCTTCCCAATGTTCTTTTTTCCAAATTGGGACAATTTCTTTAATCCTTTCAATGGCATAGCGGCTTGCATCGTAGGAATCTGCTCGGTGAGGTGTAGAAACAGCAATGACAACTGCAATGTCTGTGATGTCTAAGCGACCAATTCTATGGGAAATTGCAACTAAAGCATCTGGCCAACGCTCTTGAATTTCATCACCGATTTGAGCTAACTTCTTTTCAGCCATACTTGCATATGCATCATATTTTAAATAAATTGTTCTCTTTCCTTTTGTTAGTTCACGCACAGTCCCAATAAAAGTGTTAATCGCACCCGCATTGGCATTCACAACCTTATCAACAACTTCTTGGATTGAAATAACTTCATCTGTAATTAAAAATAATTTTTCACTCATAGTTCTATCCTCTCAGCCTTTGTAATAAGTAATCTAGGTAATTTTCATCATCATCCAGTTGAAAGTATGCTACTTCATCTAATTTCTGTTCTGGATCAATTGGAAACCAACTAATTACACAAAATGTATTGTCTAATTTATCAAGCAATTTAATATCTGATTGATCTTTCATTATGACCACTTTTGGAAATGGTGATGTTTTGAACCCTTCTATAATGATAACATCAATAGGAAATGTTTGAAAAATAGCAAGAAGTTCATCTGGTTCCCAGTCATTTTCTCGTGCTACATTCATTTGAAGTGCTCCTTTGCTTACAGCCGCTGATACAACAGCACCTGCTTGCCGATGTTTCCAAGAATCTTTACCTACATCTAAAGAAGTCAGTTCACCACCGTGACCATGATGTTTGATCGTTCCAACACGAAGTGCGTTTTTACTAGCAGCAGAAACAAGCTTTTCAACTAGGGTTGTTTTGCCACTATTACTAAAGCCAGCCACTTGAATGATTTTTTTGGTCATACAAATGCTCCTTTATTTATGGCTCTTTTCGATAATCTAACAATCCAATCTCGAATACAGCCTTATTTATTAATAATATCAGCACTTCCTTCACCATTCAGTAGCAAGATATCGACTACATCCCCTTGTTTAAAACCACGAGTTCCTCCTGGTAAAACAACTAATGCATCAGAATTTGCAAGTGAAGTAACTACTCCAGATTTATCTAGCCCTACTGGTTCTGCAAAGATTTTGCCTGCTTCAATGGTCATTTTACTTCTAATAAAACGAACAAATGGATTCGGCTTAGGAAAATCTGTTTTTAGGATACCTTGCACCAACTGTAAATGTGGTTTTTGTGATCCTAAATAATGCTGAATCCAAGGGCGAGCTAACAGTTCAAATCCTACGTAGCAAGCTGACGGATTCCCAGATAGTCCAAATAAAAGCTTTCCTTTATATTCTGCAACTGTAGTTACACTCCCTGGTCGCATACCAATTTTATTAAATAGTACATTGGCACCTAGTTTATCATAAATCGCAGGTAGGAAATCAAAATCTCCTACGGAAACTCCACCAGTAGTAATTAGTACATCTACCTCATCAAGAGCACTGACAACTGCATCGTAGCAATGATCAAAATCATCGACTAACTTGCCATAGTATTTCGGGATGGCCCCTGCCTTAATGATTTGTGAAGTAACCATATAGGAGTTACTATTTCGAATTTTCCCTGGTTCAAGCGCTTCATGAACATCCAGTAATTCCGTTCCTGTTGCGTAGACCCCAACGATTGGTTGCTTAGCAACTGGTACTTTGCTATAACCAAATGTAGCTAAAAGTGCTTTTACTCCAGGATCTACCTGGCGACCTGCTTCAACTAAGATTTCTCCAGTCCTAGTTTCTTCAGCTTGAAACGAAATGTTACTCCCTGGCTTAAACGCTCGTTTAATTACAATAAACGTTCTCCCATCTCTTTCAATCTCTTTTGTTAATTCAAACATAATAATCGCATTAGTACCTTCTGGCATTTTTGCTCCTGTCATAATGCGGATTACTTGTCCTTCGTTTGGAACCTGTTTTGCTATACCACCTGCACCAACTGTTTCAATGACCTCTAGTTCAATTGGATTCGCTTGAGAAGCTGCCACCGTGTCTTCTGCACGTACAGCAAACCCATCTAAAGGAGAACGGTCAAATGGGGGGATATCATGGTCAGCTTTAATTGGTTCCCTTAAGAAACGATTATCACTTTCGTTTATTGGTATATATTCTAATTCTCCAGCTTTTGCAAACTGCAATACAGCTTCGATAGCTTTATGTACTTTAATTGGTTTACGGTCTAAATACATCAGATGTCACACCTTTCACGATTCTTTTTTCATTTTATCAAATAAACCGTTAGGTAACTATGACCTTTTTCACAATTCTTCGATTGTTAACAAAAAAGTGAAGAAATTAA
This window harbors:
- the mobB gene encoding molybdopterin-guanine dinucleotide biosynthesis protein B, with product MTKKIIQVAGFSNSGKTTLVEKLVSAASKNALRVGTIKHHGHGGELTSLDVGKDSWKHRQAGAVVSAAVSKGALQMNVARENDWEPDELLAIFQTFPIDVIIIEGFKTSPFPKVVIMKDQSDIKLLDKLDNTFCVISWFPIDPEQKLDEVAYFQLDDDENYLDYLLQRLRG
- the glp gene encoding gephyrin-like molybdotransferase Glp, with translation MYLDRKPIKVHKAIEAVLQFAKAGELEYIPINESDNRFLREPIKADHDIPPFDRSPLDGFAVRAEDTVAASQANPIELEVIETVGAGGIAKQVPNEGQVIRIMTGAKMPEGTNAIIMFELTKEIERDGRTFIVIKRAFKPGSNISFQAEETRTGEILVEAGRQVDPGVKALLATFGYSKVPVAKQPIVGVYATGTELLDVHEALEPGKIRNSNSYMVTSQIIKAGAIPKYYGKLVDDFDHCYDAVVSALDEVDVLITTGGVSVGDFDFLPAIYDKLGANVLFNKIGMRPGSVTTVAEYKGKLLFGLSGNPSACYVGFELLARPWIQHYLGSQKPHLQLVQGILKTDFPKPNPFVRFIRSKMTIEAGKIFAEPVGLDKSGVVTSLANSDALVVLPGGTRGFKQGDVVDILLLNGEGSADIINK
- a CDS encoding molybdenum cofactor biosynthesis protein MoaE; the protein is MSEKLFLITDEVISIQEVVDKVVNANAGAINTFIGTVRELTKGKRTIYLKYDAYASMAEKKLAQIGDEIQERWPDALVAISHRIGRLDITDIAVVIAVSTPHRADSYDASRYAIERIKEIVPIWKKEHWEDGEEWIGDQLEKTPYPTGKPEEEHL
- a CDS encoding metal-sulfur cluster assembly factor, yielding MEYLLTKEEVYKALEKVLDPELGVDVVNLGLIYDVLVNEDNSVHIKMTLTTPGCPLHDTLINGVKTAVQCLPTVTKVDVDLVWEPEWTPEKMSPKIRDMFM
- the moaD gene encoding molybdopterin converting factor subunit 1, which translates into the protein MIKVLFFAELEEIVGSRELAIEETEMTVTQVKDYLKEKFPSLPVERAMMAVNEEYVEENDIVKANDVVAFIPPVSGG